A section of the Oryza sativa Japonica Group chromosome 1, ASM3414082v1 genome encodes:
- the LOC4324398 gene encoding glutamate synthase 1 [NADH], chloroplastic isoform X3, translating to MRVLGHNGEINTLKGNKNWMKAREGLLECEKLGLTKDQFSKILPIVDATSSDSGAFDGVLELLIRGGRSLPEAVMMMIPEAWQNDVNMEPEKKALYEFLSALMEPWDGPALISFTDGRYLGATLDRNGLRPGRFYVTHSGRVVMGSEVGVVDVPSKDVLRKGRLNPGMMLLVDFENHTVVDDEALKAQYSKAHPYGEWLKRQKIYLKDIVESVPETERVAPGISGSLTQKNEKKEHAGVNGIVTPLKAFGYTVEALEMLLLPMAKDGVEALGSMGNDTPLAVMSNREKLTFEYFKQMFAQVTNPPIDPIREKIVTSMECMIGPEGDLLETTEKQCNRLALEGPLVSIDEMEAIKKMNYRGWRSKVLDITYPKKSGRKGLEETLDRICTEARGAIKKGYTVLVLSDRGFSSDRVAVSSLLAVGAVHQHLVANLERTRVGLLVESAEPREVHHFCTLVGFGADAVCPYLAIEAIWCLQNDGKIPPNGDGKPYSKEELVKKYFYASNYGMMKVLAKMGISTLASYKGAQIFEALGLSSEVIRKCFDGTPSRIEGATFEMLARDALRLHELAFPSRAPPPGSADAKALPNPGDYHWRKNGEVHLNDPLAMAKLQEAARVNSRAAYKEYSRRIQELNKTCNLRGMLKFKDTADMISVDEVEPASEIVKRFVTGAMSYGSISLEAHTALAMAMNKLGGKSNTGEGGEQPSRMEPLANGSMNPKRSAIKQVASGRFGVSSYYLTNADELQIKMAQGAKPGEGGELPGHKVIGDIAVTRHSTAGVGLISPPPHHDIYSIEDLAQLIHDLKNSNPRARISVKLVSEAGVGVVASGVVKGHADHVLISGHDGGTGASRWTGIKNAGLPWELGLAETHQTLVANGLRGRAILQTDGQLKTGKDVAVACLLGAEEFGFSTAPLITLGCIMMRKCHTNTCPVGIATQDPVLREKFAGEPEHVINFFFMLAEELREIMSQLGFRTITEMVGRSDMLEVDPEVVKSNEKLENIDLSLILKPAAEIRPGAAQYCVEKQDHGLDMALDNKLIALSKAALEKEVRVFIETPIQNTNRAVGTMLSHEVTKRYHMKGLPAGTIHVKLTGSAGQSLGAFLCPGITLELEGDSNDYVGKGLSGGKIVVYPPRDSTFIPEDNIVIGNVALYGATIGEAYFNGMAAERFCVRNSGAQAVVEGIGDHGCEYMTGGTVVILGKTGRNFAAGMSGGIAYVYDIDGKFSVRCNHELVDLYHVEEEEDITTLKMMIEQHRLNTGSVVARDILSNFDTLLPKFVKVFPRDYKRVLDNMKAEKAAAKLAKEPKISNGVSVTTKKVQPEQSTNRPTRVSNAKKYRGFISYERESISYRDPNERVKDWKEVAIESVPGPLLNTQSARCMDCGTPFCHQESSGAGCPLGNKIPEFNELVHQNRWREALDRLLETNNFPEFTGRVCPAPCEGSCVLGIIENPVSIKSIECAIIDKGFEEGWMVPRPPLQRTGKKVAIIGSGPAGLAAADQLNKMGHFVTVFERADRIGGLMMYGVPNMKTDKIEIVQRRVNLMAEEGITFVVNANVGSDPLYSIERLRSENDAVILACGATKPRDLGIPGRELSGVHFAMEFLHANTKSLLDSNLEDGRYISAKGKKVVVIGGGDTGTDCIGTSIRHGCTSIVNLELLTKPPSKRAADNPWPQWPRIFRVDYGHQEASSKFGNDPRTYEVLTKRFIGDENGNVKALEVVRVKWEKVDGRFQFKEIEGSNETIEADLVLLAMGFLGPEATIAEKLGLEKDNRSNFKAQFGNFATSVDGIFAAGDCRRGQSLVVWAITEGRQAAAAVDKYLSRNEQDAAEDITPSGAGFVQPVAA from the exons ATGCGTGTATTAGGTCATAATGGAGAGATCAATACCCTCAAAGGGAACAAGAATTG GATGAAAGCACGAGAAGGTCTCTTAGAGTGTGAGAAGCTTGGCCTAACAAAGGATCAGTTTTCAAAAATTCTACCAATTGTGGATGCTACCTCGTCTGATTCAG GTGCTTTCGATGGTGTTCTTGAACTTCTTATCCGTGGTGGAAGAAGCCTGCCAGAAgctgtgatgatgatgatacctGAGGCATGGCAGAACGATGTGAACATGGAACCTGAGAAGAAAGCTCTCTATGAGTTCTTGTCTGCCCTTATGGAGCCTTGGGATGGACCTGCTCTAATATCTT TTACTGATGGCCGTTACCTTGGAGCCACCCTGGATCGCAATGGGTTGAGGCCTGGTCGATTTTATGTGACACACAGTGGACGTGTAGTCATGGGAAGTGAAGTTGGTGTTGTTGATGTTCCTTCCAAAGATGTATTGAGAAAGGGTAGACTAAACCCTGGAATGATGCTGTTGGTTGATTTTGAGAACCATACTGTAGTGGATGATGAAGCATTGAAGGCACAGTACTCGAAAGCTCACCCATATGGGGAGTGGCTCAAGAGACAAAAAATATACCTCAAAGACATTGTAGAATCTGTGCCAGAAACTGAGAGAGTTGCTCCTGGAATTTCTGGTTCACTCACA CAAAAGAATGAGAAAAAGGAACATGCAGGCGTCAATGGGATTGTGACTCCACTAAAAGCCTTTGG ATACACAGTTGAAGCCCTTGAAATGCTGCTTCTCCCGATGGCTAAAGATGGAGTTGAAGCTCTTGGATCCATGGGAAATGACACACCCTTGGCAGTCATGTCAAACAGAGAGAAGTTGACTTTTGAGTACTTCAAACAGATGTTTGCACAAGTTACAAACCCGCCAATCGACCCAATTAGGGAGAAAATTGTTACATCTATGGAGTGTATGATTGGGCCAGAAGGTGACTTGTTGGAAACAACTGAAAAGCAATGCAACCGCCTTGCACTTGAGGGTCCTTTGGTGTCGATTGATGAAATGGAGGCTATTAAGAAGATGAACTACCGTGGTTGGCGAAGCAAGGTGCTCGACATAACTTATCCAAAGAAGTCTGGAAGGAAGGGCTTGGAAGAAACTTTGGACAGAATTTGCACAGAAGCTCGGGGAGCTATAAAGAAGGGCTACACTGTTTTAGTTCTCTCAGATAGAG GATTTTCCTCAGACCGTGTTGCTGTCAGTTCGCTCTTAGCAGTTGGCGCGGTACATCAGCATCTTGTGGCCAATCTTGAGAGGACGCGCGTAGGTTTGTTGGTGGAGTCTGCTGAACCTCGTGAAGTGCACCACTTCTGCACCCTTGTTGGGTTTGGTGCTGATGCTGTATGCCCTTATTTGGCTATCGAAGCAATTTGGTGCTTGCAGAATGATGGGAAGATTCCTCCTAATGGTGATGGGAAACCCTACTCAAAGGAAGAACTTGTCAAGAAATATTTCTATGCTTCTAACTATGGAATGATGAAAGTTCTTGCAAAGATGGGAATTTCCACCCTTGCATCTTACAAAGGTGCACAGATTTTTGAAGCTCTTGGCCTTTCCTCTGAAGTCATCCGTAAGTGTTTTGATGGTACACCTAGCCGAATTGAAGGCGCCACTTTTGAAATGCTTGCACGAGATGCTCTACGTCTTCATGAGTTGGCATTTCCATCAAGAGCACCTCCACCAGGAAGTGCAGATGCAAAGGCCCTTCCCAATCCAGGGGACTACCACTGGAGGAAAAATGGTGAAGTCCACCTCAATGATCCCCTTGCAATGGCAAAACTACAAGAAGCTGCTAGAGTAAACAGCCGGGCAGCATACAAAGAATATTCTAGGCGTATTCAGGAGCTCAACAAAACCTGCAACCTGCGTGGTATGCTTAAATTTAAAGACACTGCTGACATGATTTCTGTGGACGAGGTTGAACCTGCAAGTGAGATCGTTAAACGCTTTGTTACTGGTGCAATGAGTTATGGATCCATTTCTTTGGAAGCACATACTGCCCTTGCTATGGCCATGAACAAACTTGGAGGGAAATCTAATACAG GTGAGGGAGGGGAACAGCCTTCTCGTATGGAACCACTTGCTAATGGTTCAATGAATCCAAAAAGAAGTGCAATCAAGCAAGTTGCCAGTGGAAGATTTGGAGTTTCAAGCTATTATCTGACTAACGCTGATGAACTGCAGATAAAAATGGCTCAG GGTGCTAAGCCTGGTGAAGGTGGTGAGCTTCCAGGCCACAAGGTTATTGGTGACATTGCGGTTACAAGACACTCTACTGCTGGTGTAGGACTGATTAGCCCACCTCCTCACCATGACATATATTCTATTGAGGATCTTGCACAACTTATCCACGACCTTAAG AATTCAAATCCTAGAGCTCGCATAAGCGTCAAGCTAGTTTCTGAGGCTGGTGTAGGAGTTGTTGCTAGTGGTGTTGTAAAAGGACATGCAGACCATGTCCTTATATCTGGCCATGATGGAGGGACGGGAGCTTCTAGGTGGACAGGTATTAAAAATGCTGGCCTTCCATGGGAACTTGGATTGGCTGAGACACATCAAACTCTAGTGGCAAATGGGCTTCGTGGCCGAGCTATTCTGCAAACTGACGGGCAGTTAAAAACTGGCAAAGATGTAGCTGTTGCTTGCTTACTTGGCGCAGAAGAATTTGGTTTCAGTACTGCTCCGTTGATCACACTTGGTTGCATCATGATGCGGAAATGTCATACCAACACTTGCCCTGTTGGTATAGCTACTCAAGATCCAGTGCTACGAGAAAAGTTTGCTGGAGAACCAGAGCATGTTATCAACTTCTTCTTCATGCTTGCTGAGGAGCTAAGAGAAATCATGTCTCAGCTTGGCTTCCGTACCATTACTGAAATGGTTGGGCGCTCTGACATGCTTGAGGTTGATCCAGAAGTAGTGAAGAGCAACGAGAAACTTGAGAACATTGATCTCTCATTGATTTTGAAACCAGCTGCAGAGATTCGCCCTGGGGCTGCTCAGTACTGTGTTGAAAAGCAAGATCATGGTCTTGACATGGCATTAGATAACAAACTCATAGCTTTATCAAAAGCTGCACTTGAGAAGGAAGTTCGTGTTTTCATTGAGACTCCAATCCAGAATACTAACCGAGCAGTAGGCACTATGCTTAGTCATGAAGTCACAAAGCGTTATCACATGAAGGGATTACCTGCAGGTACGATTCATGTGAAGCTCACTGGAAGTGCTGGTCAAAGTCTTGGCGCTTTTCTCTGTCCTGGAATCACCCTTGAGCTTGAAGGAGACAGCAATGATTATGTTGGCAAAGGATTGTCTGGCGGAAAAATTGTTGTCTACCCACCAAGAGATAGTACATTTATTCCAGAAGACAATATTGTAATTGGTAATGTGGCTCTATATGGTGCTACTATAGGAGAGGCATATTTCAATGGAATGGCTGCAGAAAGGTTTTGCGTGCGCAATTCAGGTGCTCAAGCTGTGGTTGAAGGAATTGGTGATCATGGGTGTGAGTACATGACAGGGGGTACTGTGGTTATCCTTGGTAAAACAGGAAGAAACTTTGCTGCTGGGATGAGTGGAGGCATTGCTTATGTTTATGATATTGATGGGAAATTCAGCGTCCGCTGTAACCATGAGTTAGTTGATCTCTATCAtgtggaggaagaggaagacatTACCACATTGAAAATGATGATAGAACAACATCGACTTAACACTGGGAGTGTTGTTGCTAGAGATATACTCTCTAATTTTGATACTCTTCTTCCAAAATTTGTCAAGGTATTCCCAAGAGATTATAAGAGGGTTTTGGACAATATGAAGGCTGAAAAGGCTGCTGCTAAGCTTGCAAAGGAACCAAAGATTTCAAATGGTGTTTCTGTAACCACTAAG AAAGTGCAACCGGAGCAATCAACAAACCGACCAACACGTGTTTCCAATGCCAAAAAGTACCGAGGTTTCATTTCATATGAGCGAGAGAGTATTTCTTACCGGGATCCAAATGAGCGTGTAAAAGATTGGAAGGAAGTTGCAATTGAATCAGTGCCAGGGCCACTACTGAACACACAGTCTGCTCGTTGTATGGATTGTGGAACTCCTTTCTGTCATCAG GAAAGCTCAGGTGCTGGCTGTCCTCTTGGAAATAAGATTCCAGAGTTCAATGAACTGGTTCACCAGAACAGATGGCGTGAAGCACTAGATCGTCTGCTTGAGACGAACAACTTCCCTGAATTTACTGGAAGAGTATGCCCTGCTCCCTGTGAGGGATCATGTGTTCTTGGCATTATTGAAAATCCAGTATCTATCAAAAGCATAGAATGTGCGATCATAGACAAAGGTTTTGAAGAGGGATGGATGGTACCGCGGCCTCCACTTCAAAGAACAGG AAAGAAGGTTGCCATCATTGGAAGTGGTCCGGCTGGTTTGGCTGCTGCAGATCAACTAAACAAAATGGGCCATTTTGTTACTGTGTTTGAACGTGCTGATCGTATTGGTGGTCTGATGATGTATGGAGTGCCAAACATGAAGACAGACAAGATTGAAATTGTGCAACGCCGTGTCAATTTAATGGCAGAAGAGGGCATTACATTTGTAGTGAACGCTAATGTAGGCAGTGATCCTTTGTATTCAATTGAGCGCCTCCGTTCTGAGAATGATGCAGTCATTTTGGCTTGTGGAGCTACTAAACCAAG GGATCTAGGTATTCCTGGACGCGAGTTATCAGGAGTTCATTTTGCCATGGAGTTCCTCCATGCAAATACGAAAAGTTTACTTGACAGCAACTTGGAGGATGGTAGATACATATCTGCCAAGGGGAAAAAGGTTGTGGTTATTGGTGGTGGTGACACAGGCACAGATTGCATTGGTACATCTATTCGGCATGGTTGCACCAGCATTGTAAACCTTGAACTTCTTACCAAACCACCAAGCAAGAGAGCAGCTGATAACCCATGGCCACAG TGGCCTAGAATCTTCCGTGTTGACTATGGGCACCAGGAAGCATCTAGTAAGTTTGGAAATGACCCAAGAACTTACGAAGTCCTGACCAAGCGTTTTATTGGTGATGAAAATGGAAACGTGAAGGCCCTTGAGGTGGTCCGGGTCAAGTGGGAGAAAGTCGATGGGAGATTCCAGTTCAAAGAAATTGAAGGCTCAAACGAGACCATTGAGGCTGATCTTGTCCTCCTAGCTATGGGGTTCCTAGGCCCTGAAGCG ACTATTGCTGAGAAACTAGGTTTGGAGAAAGACAACCGGTCTAACTTCAAAGCTCAATTTGGAAACTTTGCAACCAGTGTGGATGGCATTTTTGCTGCCGGGGACTGCAGACGTGGACAATCACTTGTTGTTTGGGCCATCACCGAGGGGCGGCAAGCTGCTGCAGCTGTCGACAAGTACTTGTCAAGGAATGAACAAGATGCCGCAGAGGACATAACCCCCTCGGGTGCAGGTTTTGTGCAGCCTGTTGCAGCATAA